A portion of the Suricata suricatta isolate VVHF042 chromosome 11, meerkat_22Aug2017_6uvM2_HiC, whole genome shotgun sequence genome contains these proteins:
- the FIBP gene encoding acidic fibroblast growth factor intracellular-binding protein, which translates to MTSELDIFVGNTTLIDEDVYRLWLDGYSVSDAVSLRVRSGILEQTGATAAVLQSDTMDHYRTFHMLERLLHAPPKLLHQLIFQIPPSRQALLIERYYAFDEAFVREVLGKKLSKGTKKDLDDISTKTGITLKSCRRQFDNFKRVFKVVEEMRGSLVDNIQQHFLLSDRLARDYAAIVFFASNRFETGKKKLQYLSFGDFAFCAELMIQNWTLGAVDSQVDDMDVDLDKEFLQDLKELKMLVADKDLLDLHKSLVCTALRGKLGVFSEMEANFKNLSRGLVNVAAKLTHNKDVRDLFVDLVEKFVEPCRSDHWPLNDVRLFLNQYSASVHSLDGFRHQALWDRYMGTLRGCLLRLYHD; encoded by the exons ATGACCAGCGAACTGGATATCTTCGTGGGGAACACGACCCTCATCGACGAGGACGTGTATCGCCTCTGGCTGGATGGTTACTCGG TGAGCGACGCGGTGTCCCTGCGGGTGCGCTCGGGAATCTTGGAGCAGACGGGCGCCACGGCGGCGGTGCTGCAGAGCGACACCATGGACCACTACCGTACTTTCCACATGCTCGAGCGCCTTCTGCACGCACCGCCCAAGCTGTTGCACCAGCTCATCTTCCAGATCCCGCCGTCTCGACAGGCGCTGCTGATCGAGAG GTACTATGCCTTTGACGAGGCCTTTGTGCGGGAGGTCCTGGGCAAGAAGCTGTCCAAGGGCACCAAGAAAGACCTGGATGACATCAGCACCAAAACGGGCATCACCCTCAAGAGCTGCCGGAGACAA TTTGACAACTTTAAGCGAGTCTTCAAGGTGGTGGAGGAAATGCGGGGCTCCCTGGTGGATAACATTCAGCAACACTTTCTCCTTTCTGACCGGTTGGCCAG ggACTATGCGGCCATTGTCTTCTTTGCCAGCAACCGCTTTGAGACCGGGAAGAAAAAACTGCAGTATCTGAGCTTTGGTGACTTTGCCTTCTGTGCTGAGCTCATGATCCAGAACTGGACCCTCGGAGCCGTCG ACTCCCAGGTGGATGACATGGATGTGGATTTAGACAAGGAGTTTCTCCAAGACTTGAAGGAGCTCAAGATGCTTGTGGCTGACAAAGACCTTCTGGACTTGCATAAGAG TCTGGTGTGTACTGCTCTCCGCGGAAAGCTTGGTGTCTTCTCTGAGATGGAAGCCAACTTCAAG AACCTATCCCGGGGGCTGGTGAACGTGGCCGCCAAGCTGACCCACAATAAAGATGTCAGAGACCTTTTTGTGGACCTCGTGGAGAAG TTCGTGGAACCCTGCCGTTCTGACCACTGGCCCCTGAATGACGTGCGGCTCTTTCTGAATCAGTATTCGGCGTCCGTCCACTCCCTGGATGGTTTCCG GCACCAGGCCCTCTGGGACCGCTACATGGGCACCCTCCGTGGCTGCCTCCTGCGCCTCTATCATGACTGA
- the CTSW gene encoding cathepsin W: MTIAISLSCLLALSVASLAPGIQGSLRSQDPGPQPLELKQVFTLFQIQYNRSYSNLEEYARRLDIFAHNLAWAQKLEEEDLGTAEFGVTPFSDLTEEEFGQLYGHRRMDGVAPDVGREVGSEEWGEPVPPTCDWRKLNGVISSVKKQESCNCCWAMAAVGNIEAQWAIKHHQSVELSVQELLDCGRCGDGCRGGFVWDAFITVLNNSGLASERDYPFQGKAKPHRCLAKKHKKAAWIQDFTMLQDNEQKIAWYLATEGPITVTINMKFLRQYKKGVLQPPPTACDPMHVDHSVLLVGFGKAESAVDRRAGAAASQPRPKRSIPFWILKNSWGAEWGEKGYFRLYRGNNTCGITKYPLTARVDRPVKKRPVSCPP; encoded by the exons ATGACAATTGCCatctccctttcctgcctcctggCCCTGTCTGTGGCCAGCCTGGCCCCAGGCATCCAGGGCTCCCTTAGGAGCCAG gacccaggaccccagCCGCTGGAGCTGAAACAGGTCTTCACTTTGTTCCAGATCCAGTACAACCGGAGTTACTCAAACCTAGAAG AGTACGCTCGTCGCCTGGACATCTTTGCACACAACCTGGCCTGGgcccagaagctggaggaggaagaCTTAGGCACGGCCGAGTTTGGGGTGACTCCATTCAGTGACCTCACAG AGGAGGAGTTTGGCCAGCTCTATGGGCATCGGAGGATGGACGGAGTTGCTCCCGATgtgggcagagaggtggggtcTGAAGAGTGGGGGGAGCCCGTGCCCCCAACCTGTGACTGGCGGAAGCTAAATGGAGTCATTTCCTCTGTCAAGAAGCAG GAAAGCTGCAACTGTTGCTGGGCCATGGCAGCGGTGGGCAACATCGAGGCCCAGTGGGCCATCAAACACCACCAGTCTGTAGAACTCTCTGTGCAGG AGCTGCTCGACTGTGGCCGTTGTGGGGACGGCTGCAGGGGTGGCTTCGTCTGGGACGCGTTCATAACTGTCCTCAACAACA GTGGGCTGGCCAGCGAGAGGGACTACCCGTTCCAGGGAAAAGCCAAACCCCACCGGTGCCTGGCCAAGAAGCATAAGAAGGCGGCTTGGATCCAGGATTTCACCATGCTGCAGGACAACGAGCAGa AAATCGCCTGGTACCTAGCCACTGAAGGCCCCATCACCGTGACCATCAATATGAAGTTCCTGAGG CAATATAAGAAGGGTGtgctccagcccccacccaccgccTGCGACCCGATGCATGTGGACCACTCTGTCCTGCTTGTGGGCTTTGGGAAGGCCGAGTCAGCGGTGGACAGGCGGGCAGGGGCGGCTGCATCCCAGCCCCGGCCTAAGCGCTCAATCCCGTTCTGGATCCTGAAGAACTCCTGGGGCGCCGAATGGGGTGAGAAG GGCTACTTCCGCCTGTACCGAGGGAATAATACCTGTGGCATCACCAAGTACCCACTCACTGCCCGAGTGGACCGACCGGTGAAGAAGCGCCCGGTGTCCTGCCCTCCCTGA